A genomic window from Variovorax paradoxus includes:
- a CDS encoding ATP phosphoribosyltransferase regulatory subunit — MSAWVLPDHIADVLPSEARHIEELRRQLLDTARGYGYELVMPPLLEHLESLLSGTGEALDLQTFKLVDQLSGRSMGLRADTTPQVARIDAHLLNRDGVARLCYCGPVLHTRPDRPHATREPLQFGAEIYGHAGLEADTETLLLALDCLDAAGLRDGVIVDLADARIVRALFAGVPVDAAALARVHAALAAKDASELESLTKDFPAASREGLRALVQLYGDASVLDEAAKALKGTPAVGAALADLKQLAAGLQGVAGRQISFDLADLRGYAYYSGMRFGIYVPGAADSLVRGGRYDEVGAVFGRNRPAVGFSLDVRELVGVLPARPLRAAIRAPWSDAAGLRQAIAQLRKAGETVVCVLPGHGSEIDEFHCDRELVEQAGQWTVRAI, encoded by the coding sequence ATGTCCGCCTGGGTCCTCCCGGATCACATTGCCGATGTGCTGCCCTCCGAGGCGCGCCACATCGAAGAACTTCGACGCCAGCTGCTCGATACCGCCCGTGGCTATGGCTACGAGCTGGTGATGCCGCCGCTGCTCGAGCATCTCGAATCGCTGCTCTCGGGCACCGGCGAGGCGCTCGACCTCCAAACCTTCAAGCTTGTCGACCAACTTTCCGGCCGCAGCATGGGCCTGCGTGCCGACACCACCCCCCAGGTGGCGCGTATCGATGCCCATCTGCTGAACCGCGACGGCGTGGCCCGCCTGTGCTACTGCGGTCCGGTGCTCCACACCCGGCCCGACCGCCCGCACGCCACCCGCGAGCCCCTGCAGTTCGGCGCCGAGATCTACGGCCATGCAGGGCTCGAAGCCGACACTGAAACCCTGTTGCTGGCGCTCGACTGCCTCGATGCCGCCGGCCTGCGCGACGGCGTGATTGTCGACCTGGCCGATGCCCGCATCGTGCGTGCCCTGTTCGCCGGCGTGCCGGTCGATGCGGCCGCGCTGGCCCGGGTGCATGCAGCGCTGGCCGCCAAGGACGCGAGCGAGCTCGAATCGCTCACCAAGGATTTCCCCGCTGCTTCGCGCGAGGGACTGCGTGCGCTGGTTCAGCTGTACGGCGATGCGTCGGTGCTCGACGAGGCCGCCAAGGCCCTGAAAGGCACGCCCGCCGTGGGCGCTGCCCTGGCCGACCTGAAGCAGCTCGCCGCCGGTCTGCAGGGCGTGGCCGGCCGCCAGATCAGCTTCGACCTGGCCGACCTGCGCGGCTATGCGTACTACAGCGGCATGCGCTTCGGCATCTACGTGCCCGGCGCGGCCGATTCGCTGGTGCGCGGTGGCCGCTACGACGAAGTGGGGGCCGTGTTCGGCCGCAACCGTCCGGCCGTCGGCTTCAGCCTCGACGTGCGCGAACTGGTCGGCGTGCTGCCGGCCCGCCCGCTGCGCGCCGCCATCCGCGCACCCTGGAGCGATGCGGCCGGCCTGCGTCAGGCAATTGCCCAATTGCGCAAGGCCGGCGAAACGGTAGTCTGCGTGCTGCCGGGCCATGGCAGCGAAATCGATGAATTCCACTGCGATCGCGAGCTCGTCGAGCAAGCTGGCCAGTGGACTGTCCGAGCGATCTGA
- a CDS encoding VOC family protein — protein MAIHELFPYLCVHDAGAAIEFYCKVFEVKEIFRLTEPSGRIGHAELDFNNGAILMISDEFAEFNIHSAKTLGGTAVTLHLHVDDADAVVARAVATGATLDMAPQDQFYGERSGVFHDPFGHRWNVGHSIEKLTPEEMQRRYTAMLSDAG, from the coding sequence ATGGCCATCCACGAGCTGTTTCCGTACCTCTGCGTCCACGATGCCGGCGCAGCCATCGAGTTCTATTGCAAGGTCTTCGAGGTGAAGGAAATCTTTCGCCTGACCGAGCCGAGCGGCCGCATCGGCCATGCGGAGCTGGACTTCAACAATGGCGCGATCCTGATGATCTCGGACGAATTCGCCGAGTTCAACATCCACAGCGCGAAGACGCTGGGCGGCACGGCCGTCACGCTGCACCTGCACGTGGACGATGCCGACGCGGTGGTGGCGCGCGCGGTCGCCACGGGCGCCACGCTGGACATGGCCCCGCAGGATCAGTTTTATGGAGAACGTTCCGGCGTCTTTCACGACCCCTTCGGCCATCGCTGGAACGTGGGGCACAGCATCGAGAAGCTGACGCCGGAAGAAATGCAGCGGCGCTACACCGCGATGCTCAGCGACGCAGGGTGA
- a CDS encoding phosphoribosyltransferase yields MLTEDGKHLYVSYDEYHNLIEKLAIKVHQSGWQFDTILCLARGGMRPGDVLSRIFDKPLAIMSTSSYRADAGTVQGHLDIARFITTPKGEIAGRVLLVDDLADSGHTLHAVMDMLRNNYPPITELRSAVIWTKALSTFTPDYQVEFLATNPWIHQPFEGYDSMGAEKLIEKWSV; encoded by the coding sequence ATGTTGACCGAAGACGGCAAGCATCTCTACGTCAGCTACGACGAGTACCACAACCTGATCGAAAAGCTCGCGATCAAGGTGCACCAGTCGGGCTGGCAGTTCGACACCATCCTGTGCCTGGCGCGCGGCGGCATGCGCCCCGGCGACGTGCTCTCGCGCATCTTCGACAAGCCGCTGGCCATCATGTCGACCAGTTCGTATCGCGCCGACGCCGGCACGGTGCAGGGCCACCTCGACATCGCCCGCTTCATCACCACGCCCAAGGGCGAGATCGCAGGCCGCGTGCTGCTGGTGGACGACCTGGCCGACTCGGGCCACACGCTGCATGCCGTCATGGACATGCTGCGCAACAACTACCCGCCCATCACCGAGCTGCGCAGCGCGGTGATCTGGACCAAGGCACTGTCGACCTTCACGCCCGACTACCAGGTGGAATTTCTTGCCACCAACCCGTGGATCCATCAGCCCTTCGAAGGCTACGACTCCATGGGCGCCGAGAAGCTGATCGAGAAGTGGTCGGTCTGA
- the hflX gene encoding GTPase HflX: protein MSELIPRQEGAAVLVGVDFGLPHFDSELEELGLLAQTAGLTPVARLACKRKAPDAALFVGSGKAEEIKELAALYRASEVIFDQALSPAQQRNLERQLDVAVYDRTFLILEIFAQRARSHEGKLQVELARLQYLSTRLVRRWSHLERQTGGAGVRGGPGEKQIELDRRMISESIKRTRERLAKVQKQRGTQRRQRERRETFNISLVGYTNAGKSSLFNALVKARAYAADQLFATLDTTTRNLYLGDARRQVSISDTVGFIRDLPHGLVDAFKATLQEAVDADLLLHVIDASNPHYPEQMAEVQAVLREIGADTVPQLLVFNKLDALESAQHPLHLQDEMEIDGVQVPRIFLSAKSGEGVPLLRAELARQSGSVADTMTPGANAELHDAAD, encoded by the coding sequence TTGTCTGAACTGATCCCCCGCCAGGAAGGCGCCGCCGTTCTCGTCGGCGTCGATTTCGGGCTGCCCCATTTCGACAGCGAACTCGAGGAACTCGGCCTGCTTGCGCAGACCGCAGGCCTGACGCCCGTCGCCCGTCTTGCGTGCAAGCGCAAGGCGCCCGATGCGGCATTGTTCGTTGGTAGCGGCAAGGCCGAAGAAATCAAGGAGCTGGCTGCCCTGTACAGGGCGAGCGAGGTCATCTTCGACCAGGCCCTGAGCCCCGCGCAGCAGCGCAACCTCGAACGCCAGCTCGACGTTGCCGTCTACGACCGGACCTTTCTCATCCTCGAGATCTTCGCCCAGCGTGCGCGTTCGCACGAAGGCAAGCTGCAGGTCGAGCTGGCTCGCCTGCAGTACCTCAGCACGCGGCTGGTCCGCCGCTGGTCCCACTTGGAGCGCCAGACCGGCGGTGCCGGTGTGCGCGGCGGCCCGGGTGAAAAGCAGATCGAGCTCGACCGCCGGATGATCAGCGAGTCGATCAAGCGCACGCGCGAGCGTCTCGCCAAAGTGCAGAAGCAGCGCGGCACGCAGCGCCGCCAGCGCGAGCGCCGCGAGACCTTCAACATCTCGCTGGTGGGCTACACCAACGCGGGCAAGTCGTCACTGTTCAATGCGCTGGTCAAGGCCCGCGCCTATGCGGCCGACCAGCTGTTCGCAACGCTCGACACCACTACGCGCAACCTCTACCTGGGCGATGCGAGGCGGCAGGTGTCAATCTCCGACACCGTGGGCTTCATCCGCGACCTGCCGCACGGCCTTGTCGATGCCTTCAAGGCCACGCTGCAGGAGGCGGTCGATGCCGACCTGCTGCTGCACGTGATCGATGCCTCCAACCCGCATTACCCCGAGCAGATGGCCGAGGTGCAGGCGGTGCTGCGCGAGATCGGTGCCGACACCGTTCCGCAGCTTTTGGTATTCAACAAGCTCGATGCCCTTGAAAGCGCGCAACATCCGCTGCATCTGCAGGACGAGATGGAAATCGATGGCGTGCAGGTTCCCCGCATCTTCCTCAGCGCCAAGAGCGGCGAGGGCGTGCCGCTGTTGCGGGCCGAGCTCGCCCGGCAGTCGGGCTCCGTAGCCGATACGATGACCCCTGGGGCAAACGCTGAATTGCACGATGCAGCCGATTGA
- the hflC gene encoding protease modulator HflC yields the protein MNRIGFIATSILVLLVLASSTLFVVDQRQFGVVYALGQIKQVITEPGLNFKLPPPFQNVSYIDKRLLTLSSVDTEPMLTAEKQRVVIDWYVRWRISDPQAYIRNVGLDENAGAMQLNRVVRNAFQENINKRTVRDLISVRREALMADVQREVLSVVKGAKPWGVDVVDVRITRVDYVEAITESVYRRMEAERKRVANELRSTGTAEGEKIRADADRQREVIVANAYRDAQKIKGEGDAQAASAYSEAFGRDPQFAQFYRSLDAYKQSFNKKSDVMVLDPSSDFFRAMQGSGSTTNAPRR from the coding sequence ATGAACAGAATCGGATTCATCGCCACGTCGATCCTCGTGCTGCTCGTGCTGGCAAGCTCGACCCTCTTCGTGGTCGACCAGCGCCAGTTCGGCGTGGTCTATGCCCTCGGCCAGATCAAGCAGGTCATTACCGAGCCCGGCCTCAACTTCAAGCTGCCGCCGCCGTTCCAGAACGTGTCGTACATCGACAAGCGCCTGCTGACGCTGTCGAGCGTGGACACGGAGCCCATGCTTACCGCCGAGAAGCAGCGCGTGGTGATCGACTGGTACGTGCGCTGGCGCATCTCCGACCCGCAGGCCTATATCCGCAACGTCGGCCTCGACGAGAACGCCGGTGCAATGCAGCTCAACCGCGTGGTGCGCAATGCGTTCCAGGAAAACATCAACAAGCGCACCGTGCGCGACCTGATCTCGGTGCGCCGCGAGGCCCTGATGGCCGACGTGCAGCGCGAAGTGCTGTCGGTGGTCAAGGGTGCAAAGCCCTGGGGCGTGGACGTGGTCGACGTGCGCATCACGCGTGTCGACTACGTGGAAGCCATCACCGAATCGGTCTATCGCCGCATGGAAGCCGAGCGCAAGCGCGTGGCCAACGAGCTGCGTTCGACCGGTACGGCCGAAGGCGAAAAGATTCGCGCCGATGCCGATCGCCAACGCGAGGTGATTGTGGCGAACGCCTACCGCGACGCCCAGAAGATCAAGGGCGAGGGCGATGCCCAGGCCGCTTCCGCTTACAGCGAGGCCTTCGGCCGCGATCCGCAATTTGCGCAGTTCTACCGAAGCCTCGATGCCTACAAGCAGAGCTTCAACAAGAAGAGCGACGTGATGGTGCTTGACCCATCGTCGGACTTCTTCCGCGCCATGCAAGGCTCGGGCTCTACCACCAACGCCCCTCGTCGTTGA
- the hflK gene encoding FtsH protease activity modulator HflK — protein sequence MFNLNDGRWGRGDEPSSSNGDRPAGNRPPDANPPGAPTPPPSGNNNSNDNRPRGQGPNQGPPDLDELWRDLNRKLGGFFGGKGGGNRPNGGSSGGGGNGYRPDMKNAGFGLGLVAAVAVLIWLGTGFFIVNEGQQAVVTQFGSYKSTVGAGFNWRLPYPIQRHEVVVTTQIRSADVGRDAIVRSTGLRESAMLTEDENIVEIKFAVQYRLSDPRAWLYESKSPADTVVQVAETSVREVVGKMKMDAALAEERDQIAPRVRALMQTILDRYKIGVEVVGINLQQGGVRPPEQVQAAFDDVLKAGQERERTKNDAQAYANNVVPLATGTASRLKEESEAYKARIVAQAQGDAGRFSAVLAEYQKAPQVTRDRMYTDAMQQIYASTTKVLVDSKQGSNLLYLPLDKLMQMGGNSGAAATPVDAASPNVAGTAPAQSSVIPVAPATTDVRGRDGRSRDRDVR from the coding sequence ATGTTCAACCTGAACGATGGCCGATGGGGTCGCGGCGACGAGCCGTCGTCCTCCAACGGCGACCGCCCAGCCGGCAACCGCCCCCCCGATGCCAATCCCCCCGGCGCACCGACGCCTCCGCCTTCGGGCAACAACAACAGCAACGACAACCGTCCCCGTGGACAAGGTCCGAACCAGGGCCCGCCTGACCTCGACGAACTCTGGCGCGACCTCAATCGCAAGCTCGGTGGCTTCTTCGGTGGCAAGGGCGGCGGCAACCGCCCCAACGGCGGCAGTAGCGGCGGTGGTGGCAACGGCTACAGGCCCGACATGAAAAACGCAGGATTCGGCCTCGGCCTCGTGGCCGCGGTGGCGGTCCTGATCTGGCTCGGCACCGGCTTCTTCATCGTGAACGAAGGCCAGCAGGCCGTCGTCACGCAGTTCGGCAGCTACAAGAGCACCGTGGGCGCAGGCTTCAACTGGCGCCTGCCGTACCCCATTCAGCGCCACGAAGTGGTGGTGACCACGCAGATCCGCTCCGCAGACGTGGGCCGCGATGCCATCGTGCGCTCCACCGGACTGCGCGAATCGGCCATGCTGACCGAAGACGAGAACATCGTCGAGATCAAGTTTGCCGTGCAGTACCGCCTGAGCGACCCGCGCGCATGGCTCTACGAGAGCAAGTCGCCTGCCGACACCGTCGTGCAGGTGGCCGAGACCTCCGTGCGCGAGGTGGTCGGCAAGATGAAGATGGACGCCGCGCTGGCCGAAGAGCGCGACCAGATCGCACCGCGCGTGCGCGCGCTGATGCAGACTATCCTCGACCGCTACAAGATCGGCGTCGAAGTCGTCGGCATCAACCTGCAGCAGGGCGGCGTGCGTCCGCCCGAGCAGGTGCAGGCCGCGTTCGACGACGTGCTCAAAGCTGGCCAGGAGCGCGAGCGCACCAAGAACGATGCACAGGCCTACGCCAATAACGTGGTGCCGCTTGCCACTGGTACGGCTTCGCGCCTGAAGGAAGAGTCCGAAGCCTATAAGGCGCGGATCGTGGCGCAGGCCCAGGGTGATGCAGGCCGCTTCAGCGCGGTGCTGGCTGAATACCAGAAGGCCCCGCAGGTGACGCGCGACCGCATGTACACCGACGCCATGCAGCAGATCTACGCCAGCACGACCAAGGTACTGGTCGACAGCAAGCAGGGCTCGAACCTGCTGTACCTGCCGCTCGACAAGCTCATGCAGATGGGCGGCAACAGCGGCGCCGCCGCCACCCCGGTCGATGCGGCCAGTCCCAACGTTGCCGGCACCGCGCCGGCCCAGTCCTCGGTGATCCCGGTGGCCCCCGCGACGACCGATGTGCGTGGCCGCGATGGCCGCTCGCGTGACCGCGACGTGCGTTGA
- a CDS encoding adenylosuccinate synthase: MSVTTGRNVVVVGTQWGDEGKGKLVDWLTESAQGVVRFQGGHNAGHTLVINGVKTALHLIPSGIMRPGVKCYIGNGVVLSAAKLFEEIEGLEKAGVEVRSRLRISEACPLILPFHAALDIAREAYREKGGIEKIGTTGRGIGPAYEDKIARRALRVQDLKHPERFAAKLRVLLDLHNHVLTQVLSAPAIDFDEVFNEAMRHAELLKPMMADVSRELNDAHKNGANLLFEGAQGTLLDVDHGTYPYVTSSNCVAGNAAAGSGVGPGMLHYILGITKAYCTRVGGGPFPTELDWATPGTPGYHMSTVGAEKGVTTGRSRRCGWFDAALLKRSAQVNGLSGLCITKLDVLDGLEKLELCTGYELDGEITDILPMGADEIERCTPIYETLEGWSESTVGVTQYDKLPINARLYLQRIEQVTGVPIHMVSTSPDRDHTIMMRHPYLAD; the protein is encoded by the coding sequence ATGAGCGTAACCACCGGAAGAAACGTGGTCGTCGTCGGCACCCAATGGGGCGACGAGGGCAAAGGCAAGCTGGTCGACTGGCTGACGGAAAGCGCCCAGGGCGTGGTCCGTTTCCAGGGCGGCCACAACGCGGGCCACACGCTGGTCATCAACGGTGTGAAAACCGCGTTGCACCTGATTCCGAGCGGCATCATGCGGCCCGGCGTCAAGTGCTACATCGGCAACGGCGTGGTGTTGTCGGCCGCCAAGCTGTTCGAGGAAATCGAAGGGCTGGAGAAGGCCGGTGTCGAGGTGCGTTCGCGCCTGCGCATCAGCGAGGCCTGCCCGCTGATCCTCCCGTTCCATGCCGCGCTGGACATCGCGCGCGAGGCCTACCGCGAAAAGGGCGGCATCGAGAAGATCGGCACCACCGGCCGCGGCATCGGCCCGGCCTACGAAGACAAGATCGCCCGCCGCGCCCTGCGCGTGCAGGACCTGAAGCACCCCGAGCGTTTCGCGGCCAAGCTGCGCGTGCTGCTCGACCTGCACAACCACGTGCTGACGCAGGTGCTGAGCGCCCCGGCCATCGACTTCGACGAAGTCTTCAACGAGGCCATGAGGCACGCCGAGCTGCTCAAGCCCATGATGGCCGACGTCTCGCGCGAACTGAACGACGCGCACAAGAACGGCGCCAACCTGCTGTTCGAAGGCGCGCAGGGCACGCTGCTCGACGTCGACCACGGCACCTACCCGTACGTCACCTCCAGCAACTGCGTGGCCGGCAATGCCGCCGCCGGTTCGGGCGTGGGCCCGGGCATGCTGCACTACATCCTCGGCATCACCAAGGCCTACTGCACGCGCGTGGGCGGCGGTCCGTTCCCCACCGAACTCGACTGGGCCACGCCCGGCACCCCGGGCTACCACATGAGCACCGTGGGCGCCGAAAAGGGCGTGACCACCGGCCGCAGCCGCCGTTGCGGCTGGTTCGACGCCGCGCTGCTCAAGCGCTCGGCGCAGGTCAACGGCTTGTCGGGCCTGTGCATCACCAAGCTCGACGTGCTGGACGGCCTCGAAAAGCTCGAGCTGTGCACCGGCTACGAACTCGACGGCGAAATCACCGACATCCTGCCGATGGGCGCTGACGAGATCGAGCGCTGCACGCCGATCTACGAAACCCTCGAAGGCTGGAGCGAAAGCACCGTCGGCGTCACGCAGTACGACAAGCTGCCGATCAATGCGCGCCTGTACCTGCAGCGCATCGAGCAGGTCACCGGCGTGCCGATCCACATGGTGTCGACCAGCCCCGACCGCGACCACACGATCATGATGCGTCACCCCTATCTGGCCGACTGA
- the hfq gene encoding RNA chaperone Hfq, which yields MSNKGQLLQDPFLNTLRREHVPVSIYLVNGIKLQGQIESFDQYVVLLRNTVTQMVYKHAISTIVPGRAVNFSAAENDDAAA from the coding sequence GTGAGCAATAAAGGGCAACTTCTGCAAGACCCGTTTCTGAACACCCTGCGTCGTGAGCACGTGCCGGTTTCCATTTATTTGGTGAACGGCATCAAGCTGCAGGGCCAGATCGAGTCTTTTGACCAGTACGTCGTGTTGCTTCGCAATACGGTGACGCAAATGGTCTACAAGCACGCCATTTCCACCATCGTGCCGGGTCGTGCCGTCAACTTCTCGGCTGCCGAGAACGACGACGCCGCAGCCTGA
- a CDS encoding AraC family transcriptional regulator: MQLTRPPSPHLRPFVRLLWASAPDGPHEGRPGAREHVLPTGGMHLVFRLSGPPLRLFQDDADARGFTVGHAMVGGARSAFFVRDVSVQTRSVGAMLQPGAAKALLGVPEDALADRHTSLDALWGADADFALEQLHGTDSLTRQLAIADALLGARLAASAMHGLHPAVAQALARMSDASANSDDAQAGAIRELVKQSGYSHRRFIALFRGMTGLAPKQYARMLRFDRVIGQFAMDPTQPWVDLALQAGYSDQAHFNRDFLAIAGMSPQAYRRAAPASSRHVRI; encoded by the coding sequence CCATCTGCGCCCCTTCGTGCGGCTGCTGTGGGCCTCCGCGCCCGATGGGCCGCACGAGGGGCGGCCGGGCGCGCGCGAACACGTGCTCCCCACAGGTGGGATGCATCTCGTGTTCCGGCTTTCGGGGCCGCCGCTGCGCCTGTTCCAGGACGATGCCGATGCGCGGGGCTTCACGGTGGGCCATGCCATGGTGGGCGGAGCCCGCTCGGCGTTCTTCGTGCGCGACGTGTCGGTGCAAACGCGCTCGGTGGGCGCCATGCTGCAGCCTGGCGCGGCCAAGGCGCTGCTCGGTGTACCCGAGGACGCGCTGGCCGACCGCCACACATCGCTGGACGCGCTCTGGGGCGCGGACGCTGACTTCGCGTTGGAGCAACTCCACGGCACCGACTCGCTGACGCGGCAACTCGCGATCGCCGATGCCCTGCTGGGCGCACGCCTTGCCGCCTCCGCCATGCACGGACTGCATCCCGCAGTGGCGCAGGCGCTGGCGCGCATGTCCGACGCCAGCGCCAATAGCGACGATGCGCAAGCCGGCGCCATCCGCGAGCTGGTGAAGCAAAGCGGCTACAGCCACCGGCGCTTCATCGCGCTGTTCCGCGGCATGACCGGCCTGGCACCCAAGCAGTACGCGCGGATGCTGCGCTTCGACCGCGTGATCGGGCAGTTCGCCATGGACCCCACCCAGCCCTGGGTCGATCTCGCGCTGCAGGCCGGCTACAGCGACCAGGCGCACTTCAACCGCGACTTCCTGGCCATCGCCGGTATGTCACCGCAGGCGTATCGGCGGGCAGCACCAGCATCGTCCCGGCATGTGCGAATCTGA
- a CDS encoding DUF2065 domain-containing protein: protein MSADTFWSALALVLVIEGILPFVSPGGWRRGFGQLMQLRDGQLRFFGLCSILLGLILLWILA, encoded by the coding sequence GTGAGCGCCGACACTTTCTGGAGCGCATTGGCGCTCGTCCTGGTGATCGAAGGCATCCTGCCTTTTGTCTCACCAGGAGGGTGGCGGCGCGGCTTCGGGCAGCTCATGCAGCTGCGCGACGGCCAGCTTCGTTTCTTCGGACTTTGCAGCATCCTGCTGGGTTTGATACTGCTCTGGATCCTGGCCTAG